Within Deltaproteobacteria bacterium, the genomic segment CCTCGGGATCAGCACCCGGGCGTCGACGGCGAAGGGCAGCGACCAGAACTCCCGCTCGCCGACCAGGTGGTGGAGCGGCACGCGCGCCGCCCGGCGGGCGACCAGCCGCTCGAAGCGAGCCGCGACCTCCTGGAGCAGCGGCTCGCGGGCCCGGGCAATCACGTCCGTACGGCTCGTCCCGAGCGCGTGCGCGAGGAGCACCTCCGCGTCGGGCCGCGGCTCGGGCACCCCGGCCGTCCCGAGCTGCTCGATGGCGGCCGCGAGCGCCGCTCCGGCGCTCGTCATCCGGCGGCCTCGAGCGCCTCGGCCTGCTGGCGTGTGGTGAGGGCGTCGATGATGGCGTCGAGCTCACCGTCGAGCACGCGCTCGAGCGTGTGCAGCGTCAGGCTCGCGCGGTGGTCGGTCACGCGGCTCTGCGGGAAGTTGTAGGTGCGGATCTTCTCGGAGCGGTCGCCCGAGCCGACCATGGCGCGACGGCTGGCGGCAATCTCCGACTGCTGCTCGTGCCGCGCGCGCTCGAGCAGGCGGGCGCGGAGGATCTTGAGCGCCTTCGCCTTGTTCTTGTGCTGCGACTTCTCGTCCTGGCAGGTGACGACGAGCCCGGTCGGCAGGTGGGTCACGCGCACCGCCGAGTCGGTCGTGTTGACGCTCTGGCCGCCCGGCCCCGAGGAGCGGAACACGTCGATGCGGAGCTCCTTGTCGGCGAGGTCCACCTCGACGTCCTCCGCCTCGGGCAGCACCGCCACGGTCACCGCCGAGGTGTGGATGCGGCCCTGCGTCTCCGTCACCGGGACGCGCTGCACGCGGTGCACGCCGCCCTCGAACTTGAGCCGGCTGTAGGCGCCCTTGCCTTGCACGAGGGCGATGACCTCCTTGAACCCGCCGAGACCCGTCGGGCTCGAGGAGAGCACCTCCACCCGCCAGCCCTGCCGCTCGGCGTAGCGGCTGTACATGCGAAACAGCTCGGCGGCGAAGAGACTCGCCTCCTCGCCGCCCGTGCCGGCGCGGATCTCGAGCACCACGTTGCGCTCGTCGTTCGGGTCGCGGGGCACGAGGAGCCGCTTGAGCGTCGCGTCGAGCTCCCCGAGACGCTCCTCCAGCCCCGGCAGCTCGCCACGCGCCAGCTCGCGCAGCTCCTCGTCCTTCCCGTGCGCCAGCTCGCGGTGCTCGGCCACCTCGCGGGCGACGCGCTGCCGCTCACGCCAGCAGCCGACGGTCTCCTCGAGCTGCGCGCGCTCGCGGGCGAGCTTGGCGAACTCCCGGCGGTTGGCGATCACCCGGGGGTCCGACACGAGGCGCTCGAGCTCTTCGTATCGACGCTCGATGTCCGCCAGGCGCTCGAACATCGCGCTCAGGTCCCGGCGCCTGCCCGGCCGGAGGGCACGGGACTACGCGGGCTGCGAGCCGGGAGTGCCCTTGATGCCGTACTTGCGCTGGAAGCGCTCGACCCGGCCGGCGGTATCGACGAGCTTCTGCTTGCCCGTGAAGAACGGATGGCACGCCGAGCAGATCTCGACGTGGATCTGGGGCACGGTGGAACGGGTCTCGATGACATTGCCGCAGGCACAGACGATCTTGGCCTTGTCGTACCGCGGATGAATGCCTTCCTTCATGGGGAGGCCAGCACCATAGCAGCGGGGTCCGATGCGCGCAACGCGCGGCCGTCGCACGCCCGTGGGGGCAACTCACCCCTCCCCGATCCAGCGGTCGAACCAGGCGTCGAGCATCTCGACCACCGCCGCCCGCTCGGCCGGCGGCTCGTTCAGCAGCTCGTGGTAGTAGCCGCGCAGCATGACCAGCTCGTGCACGCAGGTGAGATGAGCGGCGACCTCGGCGGCCGCCGTGGGGTCGACGATCCGGTCGGCGTCGCCCTGGAGGATCAGGAGCGGCGGGCTGAGCCGCGCCGCCTCCGCGCGCACGACCGCCTGCGCGGCGAGCACGGCGCGGTAGAAGCCGGCGCTCGCCCGCCGGTGCACGAGGGGATCGGCGACGTACGCCGCGCCCACCGCCGGGTCGCGCGACAGGAGCCGTTCGTCGAGGTTCGAGCGCAACCCGACGCCGGGCGCCACCCGCCCGAGCGACAGGGCGATCATCTGCAACGAGCGCGGCGCGGCGTCCGGCACGCGGAAGGCGGGCGCTGAAAGCGCCCCGGCGCGCATCGTTTCCGGGTGGCGTAACAGATACAGGAACGCGATGAGGCCGCCCATGCTGTGGCCGAAGAGGAGGCGCGGCACGCCCGGCCACCAGCCCTCTGCGAGGTCCGCGAGCGTGCGGAGATCGGCCACGAACTCGGCGAACGTCCGGCAGTGCCCGCGGGGCCCGCCCGACCGTCCGTGCCCACGATGATCGACCGCTGCCGCCGCGAACCCGCGTCCGGTGAGATGTGCGACGAACTCGCGGTAGCGCCCGAGGTGCTCCGCGTACCCGTGCGCGATCAGGACGACGCCGCGCGGGGGGCGGGGCGCGGGAGCGGACCGCTGATAATAGATCTGGACCCCGCCGGCACCGGCGAAGGTCCCGTCCATCCCGCCGGTCACGCGGGCGCCGGCTGGCTCCGCACGCGCGCCACCGCGTCCCGCCAGCCCTGGTAGAGCGCGTCGCGCGCGTCGGGCGCCATGCGCGGCCGGAAGCGTCGGTCGATCCGCCGGGCGCGGGAAAGGTCCGCCTGCGAGCGCCAGAAGCCCGTCGCCAGGCCGGCGAGAAAGGCGGCGCCCATGGCCGTCGTCTCGACCACGCGCGGCCGGTCGACCGGCACGCCCAGCACGTCGGCCTGGAACTGCATGAGGAAGTCGTTGGCCGCCGCCCCGCCGTCCACCCGGAGCGCCCGCAGCGACTCGCCGGCATCGGCCGCCATGGCGTCGGCGACGTCGCGCGTCTGGTAGGCGAGCGCCTCGAGCGCCGCGCGCACGACGTGGGCGCGCGTCACGCCGCGCGTGAGGCCGAGGAGCGCGCCCCGCGCGCCGGCGTCCCAGTGCGGGGCGCCGAGGCCGACGAAGGCCGGGACGAGGTAGACGCCGAGGGTCGAGTCGACGCTCTTCGCGAGCCGCTCCGACTCCGCGGCGCGCTTCACGAGCCCGAGGCCGTCGCGCAGCCACTGGATGGCCGCGCCGGCGATGAAGACCGAGCCCTCGAGCGCGTAGGCCGGGGCGCCGGCGGCGTCGCAGGCGACGGTGGTGAGCAGCCCGTGCTCCGAGGCGACCGGCCGGGCACCCGTGTTCAGGAGGAGAAAGCAGCCCGTCCCGTAGGTGTTCTTCGCCATCCCCGGCTCGACGCAACCCTGGCCGAAGAGCGCCGCCTGCTGGTCGCCCGCGATGCCGGCGATCGGGATCGGCGCGCCGAGGACGTCGGCCGTCGTGGTGCCGAACTCGCCGCTCGACGGCCGCACGACGGGCAGCACGGCCGTCGGCACGTCGAGGAGCGTGCACATCTCCCCGTCCCACGCACGCGCGTGGATGTCGTAGAGGAGCGTGCGCGAGGCGTTGGTCGGGTCGGTGGCGTGCACTGCCCCGCCCGAGAGCTTCCACACCAGCCAGGAGTCGATCGTGCCGAAGCAGAGCTCGCCCTCGGCCGCGCGCTCGGCCGCCCGTGCGACGTTCTCCAGCAGCCAGCGCAGCTTGGTGCCGGAGAAGTAGGGGTCGAGGACGAGGCCCGTCTTCTGGCGCACGCGGGCCTCGAGGCCGCGCGCTCTCAGCTCCTCGCAGAGCGGCGCCGTGCGGCGGTCCTGCCAGACGATTGCCCGATGCACGGGGCGGCCCGTGCGGCGGCTCCAGAGGACCGTCGTCTCGCGCTGGTTCGTGATGCCGAGCGCCCGGACGTCGCGGCCGCGCGCGCCCGCCCGCCGGCACGCCTGGCGCAGCACGCGAAGCGTCACCTGCCAGATCTCCTCCGCATCGTGCTCCACCCACCCGGGCCGCGGATAGTGCTGCGTGAACTCGGAATAGGCGCGGCCGACCACGCGCCCCAGGCGGTCGAAGACGAGCACGGTCGACCCCGTCGTGCCCTGATCGACCGCGACGACGTAGGGCATCCCTAGCCGAGGAAGATCGCGCGGCGGCGGCGCACACCCTCGCTCACCAGCGCCTGCAGGCGCTCGCGCACCTGGTCGCGGACGCGCAGCACGGTCCGCGGATCGCGCGCCGCTTCGGGCGGGTGCTGCGCGGCGACGTCGAGGGGCTCGCCCACGTGGAGCGTCCACTTGGTCGGCAGCGGCAGGAGGCCGGCGGGCCCGAGCCAGGGGAAGGTCGGCGTGATGGGGAGGGTCGGGAGGCCGAGCCAGCGCCCGACGGTGTCCAGGCGCCAGAGCACGGGCTGGCTCTCCTCCGTGCCGACGACCGCCACGGGGATGATCGCCGCGCCGGTCTCGAGCGCGACGCGCGCGAAGGCGGCGCGCCCAAAGCCCGCGAGACGGTACCAGCGACGCCGGCTCTTGGCGCATGCCTCGCGTCCCTCGGGCTGGACGATCACGGCCTCGTCGCGCTCGAGCAGGCGCCGCATCACGCCCGGCGTGGCGCGGAGCGCGCCGAGGGCGCTCCCGAGACGCAGCCGGACCACCCAGTCGTCGACCAGCGGCCACGCCATGCGGCCGGCCGGATGGTCGATGGCGAGCGCCACCGCGACCATGAGCGCCTCGTAGGGGAGCAGGATCCCGGCGCGATTGACCACTAGCAGCACCCGGCCGCGTGCCGGTACGCGCTCGAGCCCCACCGTGTCGACCCGCCACCACAGCCGGTAGAACGTGCGCAGCAGCGTGGCGCCGACCAGGTCGGCGCCGAGGCCGCGGCGCAGGCTCGCATACGCCGCGAGCAGCTCGTCGAGCGCGGCCTCGAGGGCCTGGCGGCCGGCTCGCCCCGGAGTCGCGTGCCCGGCGAGCGCCGCATCGATCTCGCGCTCGAGCGCGCCGAGCCGGTCGCCCAACAGCCGCCCGGCGGGCGCCGCCGGCGCGTGACGCACGCGCCGTTCGCGCACGACACGCAGGTGCCGCATCGCGGACTCGGACAGAGGGCTCGCCGGCTCGCGGCGATCGCGCTCGTCCGGTCGATCGGCGTCGGACACGTGGGAAAGCTAGGAGACGCCCAGGCGCGTGTCAAATTGGACGGCGTGCAAATTGACACTTCGCGCGCGCCGCAGCTATGACCGTGACGTGCCGGCCCGCCTGCCGCTCGCCGCCCAGCGACTGGTGATCGTCACGGGCAAGGGTGGCGTCGGCAAGAGTGCCGTGACCGCCGCTCTCGCGCGCGCCGCCGCCGGTGCAGGGCGGCGGGTGCTCGCGGTGGAGGTGGCGCGCGGCGGCCTCGGTCCGCTGCTCGGCGGGCGCCCGCTCGGGTCGGCCCCCGTGCTCGTCGCCCCCAGGCTCCGGGCGACGGCGCTCGAGCCCGAGGAGGCGCTCGGCGACTTCGTGCACGGCATCCTGCGCTTCCGCGTGCTGGCCCGCCGCCTGCTCGAGAGCACGTCGTTCCAGGTCCTCGCCGCGGCGGCGCCGGGGCTGCCGGAACTCCTGGTGCTGCACCGGCTGCTCGGCTGGGTGGAGGAGCGCCGGCTCGGCCGGCGCGCCTACGATCTCGTGCTCGTCGACGCGCCCGCGTCGGGCCACTCGCTGCCGCTCCTCGCCGCGCCACGTACCCTCGGGACGCTCGCGCGCTTCGGCCCGGTCGCCCAGGTGCTCACGAAGATCCGTGCGCTCCTCACCGATCGCTCCCAAACGCTCGTCTGTCTTGTGACCACCCCCGACGAGCTCGCCGTGCGCGAGACGATCGAGCTGCACCGCGAGCTTGCCGGACCGCTCGGACTGCCGGTCGCGCCGCCGATCGTGAACGCGCTCCCGCCGCGCCGCTTCGGTGCCGGCGACGAAGCAGCGCTCGCACGCCTGGAGGCCGCCGACGGCGAGCACCCCTATCTCGCCGCCGCCCGCTACCAGCTCGAGCGGCGGCGCCGCGCGCTCCGCCAGGTCACCGCGCTTCGCCGGGCGCTTCACACCTCCGCCGTGTCGCTGCCCTTCCTGTTCGCCGGGCCGGAGGCGCCAGGAGGTATGGCGCGCCTGGCTGCCGATCTCGCGGCGGCCGCGGGCCTGGCGGCGTGAGCCGACGATGACGCTCGACGGGATGCTCGCGGGGCGGCGCATCGTCTTCTGCGTCGGCAGCGGCGGCGTCGGCAAGACGACCACCGCGGCGGAGCTCGCCGTCGAGACGGCGCGGCGCGGACGGAAGACCGCCGTGCTGACGGTCGATCCCGCACCGCGCCTGAAGGACGCCCTCGGCCTCGACGCGCTCGATGCGCGCCCGCGGCGGGTCCCGCTCGGCGCGGGCGTCCATCTCGACGCCGTCCTCCTCGACGTCCGGCGCACCTTCGACGAGGTCGTCCGCGGGCTGGCGGCGACGCCCGAGCAGGCGAGCGCGGTGCTCGAGAACCGGCTCTACCAGAACCTGTCGGGCACGCTCGCGGGCACCGCCGAGTACACGGCGGTGGAGACCGTCTTCCGCCTGGCCGACGAGGGGGGCTACGACCTCCTGGTCGTCGACACGCCGCCCGCGCGCCACGTGGTCGACTTCCTCGACGCGCCGCGCCGGCTGCTCGCGCTCCTCGACTCGCGCGCCTTCGCGATCCTGAAGGACCCGAGCGTCATCCTGCCGGCGGCGGGCTCGCGGCTCGCGCATCTCGTGCTGAGCGCGGTGCTGCGCGGCCTCGAGCGCTTCACGGGTCTCCAGCTGGTCCGCGAGGTGGGGGACTTCGTGCGCGCCATCGAGGCGTTGACGGACGCGCTGCGCGCACGGGTCTCCGCCGCAGACGCGCTGCTGCGCGCCGAGGGCACGGCGCTCGTCCTCGTGACTGCGCCGGAGCCCCGGCTGGTGGACGAGAACGCCCGGCTCGCCCACGCGCTCGCCGGGCTCGGCCTGCCGATCGGCGGCATCATCGTGAACCGCATGCTGCCGCGCGCGCTGTTCGCGCCCGGCGCGCCACCGCCGCCCGATGGCCTCCCCCCCGCGCTCGTCGCGCGCCTGCGGCGCGCGCACGCCGAGCTCGCCACCCTCGCCGCGCGCCAGGAGGCCGTCCTCCAGCCGCTCGTCGACGGCGCCGGCGCGCCCGTGCTGGCCGAGGTCCCACTGCTGCCGGGCGACCTCGGCTCGCTCGCCGACCTGGGCGTGATCGCGCGGCACCTCTTCCCCGCCCCGGCCGCCGCCCCACCCTCGGCCGGCCGGCTTGGCCGCTGATGCCGGCTACTCCTGCGCCTCATGCCGCGTCGCGCCGGCGGGCTTGCGGCTCGTCCGCCGCCGCGGCTTGGTCGCCAGGAGGCGGTCCACCTTGAGGTTCAGGTTGACCAGGCTCCCCTGGATGGCCTCGAGCCTGGTGGCGATGCGGGCCAGGTCGGCACGGGAAGGGAGGTTCAGCAGGCCGAGCACGGTCTGGACGTTCCGGTCGACGCGTCCCTTGGCCTCGAGCGCCGCCTGCACGGCGCGCCCGAACGCCTCCGTGAAGCGCGGACTCGCGAACAGGGTCGCGGCGAGCGTCCCGAGCGCTTCCCCACCGAGGCTGCACAGTCGCCTGACGATCACCCTCTCTCCAGGACGCGTAGCGCCCGTATCCGCTGCACGCGAAGCGGCCGTGTCGGCGGGACGTGAAGCGTTGAAGTATAGAGACGCGTTCTCGAAAATCAAAGACTGGCGGCGAGGAAGCATATGACCGCCGCCGTCTTCCTCTCCTACTGGACCGGCCTGCGCTTCGTCGCGCCGGACCTCGACCCCGCCGCGCTCGTCGGGACGGCGCTTGCGCTGCACGTGTGCGACGCGATCATGTGCCGGCTCTTCGCGCACAACAACGGCTACCCGAAGACCCTGTGGACCGGGCTCGGCCTGGTCGCGGGGCTCTGGGCGGTCGCCGTCCTGATCCTGCTGCCGCGCCGCGGCGGGGCCCCTCCCCCGCCCGGGCGCCTGCCGTGAGAGTCTGTGCCGCTCAGCGGCCGGGGGAGCGCACGCCGCGGTCCTCGGCGATCACCGAGGCGACGGCGCTCGCCTCGCCGTGGCTGAGCGCGACGAGCCAGCGACGGATGCCCCGGCGGCGGGCGATGGCTGCGGCACGGCCGTGCAGGACGAGCGCCGGCGGGCCGGTCGGCGGCCGTACCACCTCGACGTCGAGCCATCGAACGCCGTCCGTCAAGCCTGTCCCGAGCGCCTTCATGGCCGCCTCCTTGGCGGCGAAGCGCGCCGCGTAGCTCGCGAAGCGACCCCGTCGCCGCTGCTCGCAGTACGCCTGCTCGGCCGGCGTGAAGATGCGGGCCTTGAAGCGCTCGCCGGTCGGCCGCTCCAGCGCCCGACGGATGCGCGCGATGTCGCAGACGTCGACACCGACCCCGACGACCACGGCTCCCTCAGCACGCGCCGCAGGTGTGGCAAGTCGCGGTGTCGCAGGGCGGCGTCTCGATCTCGGCGAGAGCCTTTCGCCGCTCGGCGGCGAGGTAACGCTTGTCCACCGAGTGATCGATGAAGTCCCACGGCAGCACGGCGTCGAGCGGATACGACCGGTGGACGAAGCGATCGGGGTCGACGGTCTCGCTCCCGCCGCCGCGGAGCCGCCTGAGCGTCGGCCACCAGGCGTCGGGCTCGGCCGCCAGACGCTCGAGGATCGCCGCCGTGCGCCGGTCGCCGCGCGAGAGCAGGGTCTGGAGATACGCCTCGCGCGGGCTCTCGACCTCGACCTGCACGCCCGGCATGGCGGCGAGCGCCCGGCCGAGTGCGGCGAGCTTCGCCCGGAGCGAGGGAATGGCCTCCATCGACTCCCACTGGAAGGGCGTCCACGGCTTCGGGACGAAGGGGTTGATCGAGACGAGGATGCGGCCGACCCGCGGCCGCCCGCCGGCCGCGAGACGCGCCCGCACCTTGGCGGTCAGGTCGACGATGCCGGCCACGTCCGCGGCGGTCTCCGTCGGCAGGCCGACCATGAAGTAGAGCTTCAGGCTCTCGACCCCGCTGCCGACCAGCCACTCGGCCGCGCGCAGGATCTCGGACTCGGTCAGGTTCTTGTTGACCACGCGCCGCATCCGCTCCGAGCCGGCCTCGGGCGCGACCGTGACCGAGCGGTTCCCGTTCCGGCCGAGCGCTGCGGCCAACGCCGGGGTGATCATGTCCGCCTTGAGCGAGGACGGCGACGCGCGGCCGCCCGCCTCGGCGACCTGCTGGCAGAGCGCCGCTACGCCGGGCAGGCTCGCCATCTCGGCGCCCACCAGGCCGATCGTCCTGCGCTCCTGAAGGCCGCGGGCAACGCTCGCGCGGAGCGTCCCGAGGCTCCGGTAGCGGACCGGCCGGTACATGAACCCGGCCGCACAGAACCGACAACCCCACTCGCAGCCGCGGCTCGTCTCGACCAGGTACATGTCTCCGAACACGGCCTCGGGGGCCAGCACCTCGGAGTTGGTCGCGAAGCGATCGAGGTCGGCGACGAAGCGCCGGCGGACGCGCCCGTCCCCGGCACCGTGGTAGCTGACCGCGACCAGGTCGCCCTGCTCGTCGTACACCGGCGCATGGCGGTCCGGCCGGTACACCCCCGCCACGGCCTCCGTCCGCTCGAGGATCGCCTCGCGGCCGAGGGGACCCGCAAGGGCGCGGTCGAGGAACTCGCCCAGCATCTCCTCCGCCTCGCCGATCAGGAAGAGATCGACGAACTCGGCCAGCGGCTCGGGATTGAGAAACGTCGCCGGCCCCCCTGCGATGACCAGCGGCGTGCGCGGGCCGCGCTCCCGACTCCGGAGCGGAATACCGGCCAGACGGAGACAGTGGAGGACGTTCAGGTAATCGCTCTCGAACGAGATCGAGAACGCCACCACGTCGAAGTCGCCGACGGAGCGGTCCTGCTCGAAGGACCGCAGCGTACGCGGCCACGCGGCGCGCTCGCCGTCGGCCAGGAAGGCCCGGTCACAGGCGACGCGCGCATCCTCGGACAGGAGCCGGAGCACGGCCTGGAAGCCGAGGTTCGCCATCCCGACCGGATACGTGTTCGGGTAGACCAGACACACCGACAGCGGACCGCTCGGGCCCGGAGCGAAGAGCCTGCGCTCCGCGGCCAGGCGGGCGAGACGGCGGTCGTCCAGTCGAGGCATCGTCAGGGGTCGATACTGCATACTCTCGGCCCCCGTCCGCCTCAAGCCAACACCCCGCTGCCGCGCCGCTCGCCGGGGCGAGCCCACGGCGAGCACCGAAAGTGACCGGTGCGCCGGCAGCGCGCCGGGACGGGAAGGGAGACCGCCGTCTGCCGGCCGAAGTCGAGTCTGCCGGCGCCCGAGGAGCGGCCCTGCGCAAGCGCCCGGGCGGCTTGCCGCCGTAATGGGGATGTAATACCGTTGGCCCATGGCGATCGTCACCGCGTCCCGTCTGACGAGCAAGTACCAGGCGACGATCCCCGTCGAGGTGCGGCGGGTGCTGCGCCTCAAGCAGGGCGATGCCGTCCAGTTCGAGATCGACGGCGAGCGCGTGACGCTGCGGCGTCAGACCGCGTCGGATCGTACCTACCTGCGCGGGGTGGAGGCCAACCTCTCGGAGTGGAACTCGCCGTACGACGACGAGGCGTATGGCGACCTATGAGCCGTGGAGTGTGGTGGTCGTGCCCTTCCCGTTCGTGGACCGGCGACAGACAAAGCGCCGCCCTGCCGTGGTGCTCTCGCCGGAGCGGTTTCAGGCCGAGCACCAGTGCTCCGTGCTCGCCATGATCACGGACGCCCGCAACCCTCGCTGGCCGTCGGACGTGCCGATCCGCGATCTCACCGCCGCGGGGCTTCCCCTCGCCTCGGTGTTTCGCTGCAAGGTGTTCACGCTCGACAGTCGCCTGATCCTGTCCCGCATCGGCACCCTCTCGAGCACCGACCGGAAGGCAGCCGGCCGAGCGTTGCGCGCGGCGATCGTCCGGTAAGCAAGGTCCTCTCCCGCGCCGCCGCCCCGGGGCGCGCCGCCTACTCGGCGCCGCGACGCAGGAAGGTCGGGATCTCGAACTCGTCGCCCTCCTCGGGCGCCGGCGGCGACGGCGCGGCCGCTTGCCGGCCCTCGGACACCGGCGCGTCCTTCCGGCGACGCTGCCAGGTGGGCACGTCGAGCTCGTCGTCGGCGACCAGACCGTGGCGGCGGACGGGCCGCCCGCCCGCCTGCACGCCGCGCAGCTCCGACCCGTGACGTCCCATGCCCTTCTCGACGCGCTCGCCGAAGCCGGTGGCGATCACCGTGATGCGCATCTCGTCGCCCATCGACTCGTCGATGACCGCGCCGAAGATGATGTTGGCGTCGTCGTCCGCCTCCTCCTGGATGAGGGTGGCCGCCTCGTTCACCTCGTGCAGCGTGAGATCGGGGCCGCCCGTGATGTTGATGAGGACGCCCCGCGCCCCCTGGATCGACACGTCCTCGAGGAGCGGGCTCGAGATCGCCTTCTGGGCCGCCTCGACGGCGCGGTTCTCGCCCTGGGCGATCGCCGCCCCCATCATCGCCATGCCCATCTCCGACATGATCGTGCGCACGTCGGCGAAGTCGAGGTTGATGAGCCCGTGGACGGTGATCAGGTCCGAGATGCCCCGCACGGCCTGGAGGAGCACGTCGTCGGCCTTCTTGAAGGTCTCCAGGATCGAGGAGTTGCGGCCGGCGACCGACAGGAGGCGCTGGTTGGGGATGGCGATCAGCGTGTCGACGTTCGCCTTGAGCTCCCGCATGCCGTCCTCGGCCTGCTTCATGCGGCGCTTGCCCTCGAACGTGAACGGCTTGGTCACCACGCCGACGGTGAGCGAGCCGATCTCCTTGGCCACCCGGGCGATCACCGGCGCGGCGCCCGTGCCCGTCCCCCCACCCATGCCCGCCGTGATGAAGATCATGTCGGCGCCGCCGAGGTGCCCGCGGAGCCGTTCGACGTCCTCCTCCGCGGCATGCTTGCCGACCGCGGGGTTGCCGCCGGCGCCGAGGCCGCGGGTCAGCTGCTCGCCGAGCTGCACCTTCACCGGGGACAGGTTGGCGCGCAGCGCCTGCGCGTCGGTGTTGGCGGCGATGAAGTCGACGCCGGGCAGCCCGGCCGCGATCATCGTGTTCACCGCGTTGCCACCGCCCCCGCCGACGCCCACCACCTTGATCCGCGCCCCCTCGCCGGCATCGACGAACTCGATCATCGCCGCCCCTCCTCTTCGACCACCCCGCTCGGTGCCCGATGTTCCGGACGTCCGGCGGTTCAGCCGCGCGCGTGGCGTTAGAAGAACTCGCGCAGCCACTCGACCATCCGCTGCCGCACCACCCCGATCTGCCCGCGCACGCCGTCACCGCCGCGTGCCGCCGCCGGACCCTGTTGCCTCAGTCCGTGCAGCACGAGACCTACTGCGGTCGAATACATGGGACTCGCTACCGCGTCAACCAACCCGGTCAGATGAAGGGGCACGCCGAGACGCACCGGGAGGTGGAAGACCCGCTCCGCGAGCTCGGTGAGACCGGCGAGCGCCGCGCCGCCGCCGGTGAGCACGAGGCCCGAGGTGAGCAGCCCGTCGCAGCCCGCGCGCTCGATCTCGTGCTTGACGAGCAGGAGCATCTCCTCGGCGCGCGGCTCGATGACGTCGGCGAGCGCGCGGCGCGAGAGCAGATGCGGCTCGCGGCCGCCGACCCCCGCCACCTCGATCGTCTGCTCCACCGGCGCCGTCTGCACCAGCGCCGAGCCGTGGCGCTGCTTCAGACGCTCGGCCTCGCCGAACGGGGTGCGCAGCGCCGCGGCGAGGTCGTTGGTCACGTGGCCGCCGCCCACGGGCAGGACGGCCGTGTGGCGGATGGCGCCGGCGTGAACGACGCTCACCGACGTCGTGCCAGCACCCAGGTCGACGAGGGCCACGCCGAGCTCGCGCTCCTCGGGCGTCAGCACCGCCTCCGCCGCCGCCAGCGGTCCGCCGAGCACGTCGCGCACGTGGAGCCCCGCGCGGTTGCAGCACTTGACGACGTTCTGTCCCGAGCTGACCGCGCCGGTCACGATGTGGACGCGGGCCTCGAGGCGCACGCCCGCCATGCCGACCGGCTCCTTGATGCCGTCCTGATCGTCGACGATGAACTCCTGGGGCAGGACGTGGAGCACCTCGCGGTCCGCGGGCAGCGCGACCGCCCGCGCCGCGTCGATGACACGCTCGATGTCGCCCGGCGCCACCTCGCGGTTCTTCACGGCGACGACGCCGTGGCTGTTGAAGCCCTTCAGGTGGCTGCCGGCCGCGCCCGCGATGACGCTGCGGATCTCGCAGCCCGCCATGAGCTCGGCCTCGTCGACCGCCCGCCGGATCGACTCCACCGTGGCCTCGATGTTGACGACCACGCCTTTCTTGAGGCCGCGCGAGACGGCCGTGCCGATCCCCGTGATCTCGACGCCACCCTCGGCGAGCTCGGCGACGATGACGCCGATCTTGTAGGTGCCGACGTCGAGCCCCACGACCAACGGATTGCGCTTCCGCATGCGTGCCATTGGGCCCTCTCAGGTCCTGGTCGGGCGCCGGCCCGCCGCCTTCCCGGGACGCGTGCGGACGATCACCTCGCCGTCGAAGAGCAGGGAGACGCCCGCCATGGCGGCCTCGCGTCCGTTCCACGCCGCCAGCACGGGCGGCAACAACGCCAGGCGGGAGCCGAAGCCCGCCCAGCCGACCTCGATCGGCACCGTCGGCCGGACGGGCAGGAGGACGAGCCCGCGCACCCGGTCGACGTGGATCTCCGAGACCGTCCCGACCCCGCCCGGGGCATGGGCCGCGGCGTGCAGGAGCGCGAGCGCCCGGCGGATCGCGCGCGGCCCGAACGACTCG encodes:
- a CDS encoding ArsA family ATPase — its product is MTLDGMLAGRRIVFCVGSGGVGKTTTAAELAVETARRGRKTAVLTVDPAPRLKDALGLDALDARPRRVPLGAGVHLDAVLLDVRRTFDEVVRGLAATPEQASAVLENRLYQNLSGTLAGTAEYTAVETVFRLADEGGYDLLVVDTPPARHVVDFLDAPRRLLALLDSRAFAILKDPSVILPAAGSRLAHLVLSAVLRGLERFTGLQLVREVGDFVRAIEALTDALRARVSAADALLRAEGTALVLVTAPEPRLVDENARLAHALAGLGLPIGGIIVNRMLPRALFAPGAPPPPDGLPPALVARLRRAHAELATLAARQEAVLQPLVDGAGAPVLAEVPLLPGDLGSLADLGVIARHLFPAPAAAPPSAGRLGR
- a CDS encoding holo-ACP synthase, whose translation is MVVGVGVDVCDIARIRRALERPTGERFKARIFTPAEQAYCEQRRRGRFASYAARFAAKEAAMKALGTGLTDGVRWLDVEVVRPPTGPPALVLHGRAAAIARRRGIRRWLVALSHGEASAVASVIAEDRGVRSPGR
- a CDS encoding radical SAM protein is translated as MPRLDDRRLARLAAERRLFAPGPSGPLSVCLVYPNTYPVGMANLGFQAVLRLLSEDARVACDRAFLADGERAAWPRTLRSFEQDRSVGDFDVVAFSISFESDYLNVLHCLRLAGIPLRSRERGPRTPLVIAGGPATFLNPEPLAEFVDLFLIGEAEEMLGEFLDRALAGPLGREAILERTEAVAGVYRPDRHAPVYDEQGDLVAVSYHGAGDGRVRRRFVADLDRFATNSEVLAPEAVFGDMYLVETSRGCEWGCRFCAAGFMYRPVRYRSLGTLRASVARGLQERRTIGLVGAEMASLPGVAALCQQVAEAGGRASPSSLKADMITPALAAALGRNGNRSVTVAPEAGSERMRRVVNKNLTESEILRAAEWLVGSGVESLKLYFMVGLPTETAADVAGIVDLTAKVRARLAAGGRPRVGRILVSINPFVPKPWTPFQWESMEAIPSLRAKLAALGRALAAMPGVQVEVESPREAYLQTLLSRGDRRTAAILERLAAEPDAWWPTLRRLRGGGSETVDPDRFVHRSYPLDAVLPWDFIDHSVDKRYLAAERRKALAEIETPPCDTATCHTCGAC
- a CDS encoding AbrB/MazE/SpoVT family DNA-binding domain-containing protein; the protein is MAIVTASRLTSKYQATIPVEVRRVLRLKQGDAVQFEIDGERVTLRRQTASDRTYLRGVEANLSEWNSPYDDEAYGDL
- a CDS encoding type II toxin-antitoxin system PemK/MazF family toxin, with amino-acid sequence MATYEPWSVVVVPFPFVDRRQTKRRPAVVLSPERFQAEHQCSVLAMITDARNPRWPSDVPIRDLTAAGLPLASVFRCKVFTLDSRLILSRIGTLSSTDRKAAGRALRAAIVR
- the ftsZ gene encoding cell division protein FtsZ → MIEFVDAGEGARIKVVGVGGGGGNAVNTMIAAGLPGVDFIAANTDAQALRANLSPVKVQLGEQLTRGLGAGGNPAVGKHAAEEDVERLRGHLGGADMIFITAGMGGGTGTGAAPVIARVAKEIGSLTVGVVTKPFTFEGKRRMKQAEDGMRELKANVDTLIAIPNQRLLSVAGRNSSILETFKKADDVLLQAVRGISDLITVHGLINLDFADVRTIMSEMGMAMMGAAIAQGENRAVEAAQKAISSPLLEDVSIQGARGVLINITGGPDLTLHEVNEAATLIQEEADDDANIIFGAVIDESMGDEMRITVIATGFGERVEKGMGRHGSELRGVQAGGRPVRRHGLVADDELDVPTWQRRRKDAPVSEGRQAAAPSPPAPEEGDEFEIPTFLRRGAE